The proteins below are encoded in one region of Helianthus annuus cultivar XRQ/B chromosome 2, HanXRQr2.0-SUNRISE, whole genome shotgun sequence:
- the LOC110916239 gene encoding protein LIKE COV 2: MAEGSKESTSNTVSQHDIIVEDAEDTLKSAPNSPNSSTRKACYAVLQSWVSKKFMTGCVVLFPVAVTFFVTWWIVQFFDGFFSPIYERLGVEIFGLGFLTSLIFIFFVGIFASSWMGATVFWVGEWFIERMPFVKHIYSASKQISAAISPDQNTTAFKEVAIIRHPRLGEYAIGFITSSVVLMRENGDEELCSVYVPTNHLYIGDVFLVNSEEIIRPNLSIREGIEIIVSVGMSMPQSISPIERVPRANDRVPLNRMM, from the exons ATGGCTGAAGGATCAAAGGAATCAACTTCAAACACTGTTAGTCAACATGATATTATTGTTGAAGATGCCGAAGATACCCTCAAATCTGCCCCAAATTCCCCCAATTCTTCCACTCGAAAG GCTTGTTATGCTGTTCTTCAGAGTTGGGTTTCAAAGAAATTCATGACCGGATG TGTTGTACTGTTTCCCGTGGCTGTTACATTCTTTGTGACATGGTGGATTGTACAGTTTTTTGATGGTTTCTTTAGTCCTATCTATGAAAGACTTGGCGTCGAAATATTTG GTCTTGGATTCCTTACATCATTAATCTTTATATTTTTCGTGGGCATATTTGCTTCGTCATGGATGGGTGCTACTGTTTTCTGGGTGGGAGAGTGGTTCATAGAAAGGATGCCTTTTGTAAAACATATTTACTCGGCATCCAAACAAATCAGTGCGGCTATATCTCCAG ACCAGAACACTACTGCGTTTAAGGAGGTTGCCATCATCCGTCATCCTCGTCTGGGAGAGTATGCTATCGGTTTCATTACATCATCAGTTGTTCTCATG AGGGAAAATGGAGATGAAGAGTTATGCAGTGTTTATGTCCCTACAAACCATCTCTACATAGGTGATGTGTTTCTGGTCAACTCTGAAGAGATTATACGACCGAATTTGTCGATTCGAGAAGGCATTG AGATTATTGTTTCGGTTGGTATGTCTATGCCGCAGTCGATATCTCCTATAGAGAGGGTCCCACGTGCAAACGATAGGGTTCCGCTAAATAGAATGATGTAG